In the genome of Candidatus Binatia bacterium, the window AGTTCCGCATAGGTTCCCGTCGCCAACACATGGGCCTTTTCGCGCGTTTCTTCCTGCATGCGTTCCACGATGCCATCGACGAGCGCCACATAGCCGTACACCAGCCCCGATTGGATGGCGTGGACCGTGTTGCGGCCAATGACCTGTTTGGGCCGGCGCAATTCCACGCGAAACAGCCGGGCGGTGCGTTCGAACAAGGCGTCGCTCGCGATCCCCAAGCCCGGCGCAATCACACCGCCAACATACTCGCCGCGTGCCGAAATGAAATCGAAAATGGTCGCGGTGCTGAGATCGACGACGATGGTCGTTCGCTGCGTGCGGGCGTACGCGGCAATGGCGTTCACGATGCGGTCGGCCCCCACTTCTTGCGGCTTGTCGTAAAGAATGGGCATGCCCGTGCGGACCCCAGGTCCGACCATCAGCGGCTCGCACCCTAACACGTCGCGGGCCAGCGACTCCATGATCGGAAGCATCGCTGGCACCGACGAGGCCACCGCCACCGCGCCGATCGGCGGGCGTCCGGCGCGCTCGAGCAAGCTGCGGAGGAGCACCGCATACTCATCGGCAGTCCGGCCCGCATCGGTTTGTAGGAACCAATGATGACGCAACCGCTCCCCCTCGAACACCCCGAGAGCAGTTTGCGTGTTGCTGACATCGATAGCCAGGAACCAGCGATGGCTCATGATGCGGCCGATCTTGTGTTTTTTTCTTTTCGCTCAGCGAAGATCAAGCGGATCCCGTCGAGGGTCAACGTGTCTACGATGCGGTCGACAGCCCGGCACAAGGGCACCACCAGCGGCGCAAATCCGCCTGTGGCGATGGCCGGCGCTTGCACACCGGTTTCGCGCCGGATGCGGTGGACCATGCCATCAACCAGCGCAGCATGGCCATAGAGCAAGCCGACCTGCAACGCGTGCACCGTATTGCGCCCGAGGATCTGCTGCGGTGCGACCAACGGCACGCGGTACAAACGCGCCGCACGGGCAAACAACGCGTCGCTGGCAATCCCGAGACCCGGAGCAATTGCTCCACCCCAGTACACACCGCGTTCGTCGACAAACTCGAACTTGGTTGCCGTGCCGCAATCCACGACGATGGCTGCTCCACCCGTGAGCGCATGCGCTGCCATGGCGTTCGCCAGGCGGTCGGTGCCAAGTTGACGAGGATCATCGTAACGCACCCGCTCCCGGCCAACGTCATCTGCGCCCAGCACCGCCGCCTTTACTTGCAAGTAGTCGCGCGCCCACCGCACTAAAGTGGCGGTGACCGGTGGGACGACAGAAGAAATGGCCACGGCTTCCAACCCACCGGCGAGCACTCCTTGCAAAAGGGTTTCGAGGTAAACGGCGTATTCGTCGGCCGTGGCACGGGGGTTGGTTTTGACCCGCCACTGCCGGACCCAGGCGCCGCCCTCGAATAGCCCGAGGACGACGTGGGTGTTGCCAACATCAACGCACAGAAGAGGCCGATTCCCGCAGATAGACATCGCCACTGATGATCTCGACTTCGCCGCCGTCCATCCGCTCGACGCGCAAGGCGCCGCCCTCGTCGAGCCCTAAAACCGTGCCCGCAAATCGCGTGCTGCCGGTGTCGACTTCGACCCGTTTCCCGATCGTGCCGCACACCTGCTCCCAGCGCTGCCGGATTGGCGCAAAGCCCTCGGCTGTGAAGCGCTCGTACTCCGCTCCCAAGCCAGCGAGCAGACCGGCAATGAACTCCTCGCGATCGATCGTCCGGCCACATTCGATGCGAAGGCTTGTCGCCAGCCCACGGAGTTCTTCGGGGAAATCTGCCACCAGCGCATTGATGTTCACCCCGATGCCCACAATCACGAAATCGAGCGCCGTCTCGCTTGCGGCGCTCATCTCCGCCAGGACTCCGCACAGCTTCCGTCCGCGCACGAGGACATCGTTCGGCCACTTGAGCTCTGCTTCCGGCAAGAGTGCGCGAATGGCCTGTAACGCGGCCAGTCCGGCAACGATGCCGAGTTGCGGGGCGCGTTCGGGTGGGATTGCCGGGCGCAGCACCACCGACACGTACGCATTCAGGTTCGGCGGCGAACTCCAGCTTCGCCCCCGGCGCCCCCGTCCGCGCGTTTGCGCATCGGCAACCACCGTGGTGCCCTCCGGAGCGCCTTCGCGGGCCAGCGTTGCCGCATCGTCGTTGGTGGACTCGGTCACTGCACGGTAATGCAACGGCAGCCCCAAACGCGCTCCTTGTAGAAGCGCCTCCAGGCGAACAATGTCGAGCGGCGTCGCAACCACAGTTGTCATCGCTGCAAAATCATGTGGAGATCTAAGGCTGGGGCCGAGTGGGTGAGGGCACCCACGGAAATTAAATCTACCCCCGTTTCTGCAATCGCCCGCACCGTTTCCAAATTCACCCCGCCCGAGGCCTCGGTAAGCGCCCGCCCCTGGATGCGCTCCACTGCACGACGAAGCCCGGCGGGGTCCATATTGTCCAGCAAAATCGCTTCGGCCCCGGCTGTCAGTGCTTCGTCTACCTCCTCCAGCGTGCGGCACTCGACTTCCACCCGTAGGGTGTGCGGGCCGTGCCGGCGCGCGGCTTCCACAGCGGCGCGCACCCCTCCCGCAGCACTGATGTGGTTGTTCTTGATCAAAATGCCATCGCTCAAGCCGAATCGGTGGTTGTGCCCGCCGCCGACCCGCACCGCGTACTTCTGCAGCAGGCGCAAACCGGGTAGGGTTTTGCGCGTATCCACAATGCGCGCCCGAGTGCCAGCAACTGCGTCCACATACCGCCGGGTCAGCGTCGCCACGCCACTCAGGTGCTGGAGCACGTTGAGCGTCACTCGTTCGATCGCCAGTAACTCGCGCGCCGACCCATGCAGCACGGCGACCACCCGCCCAGGCTCTAGCCGTGCACCATCGACGATGACGAGCTCGGCACGAACGGTGCCGACCAGCTCGGCCGCAACGGCGACTGCCTCGACGCCGGCCAACACGCCGTGGGCTTTCGCGCGAATCTCCGCCCGGGCGCTGCGCCCAGGCGGGATCGTGACTGCCGATGTGATATCACCGCTGCCCCAGTCGTCGGCCAACTCCCGCTGCATCAAGTCTCGAAGCTGCCAGCGCTCGGCAAGGTTCATACGTCCATCCTGGCTTACGCTCTTTGCCAAGTTTCGGCCCTCTTGCAAACTACCTAGCGCTTGCCCCCGCTCGAATGGCCGCCGGAAATGACTGAGTCGGAGGCAATCTCGGCGAATGGCGGATGGCAGGGGCGACGTCTGCCTCGCCCCTGCTGCGGTTACGGGACGAGGCCAGCGCTCCGACGGAATCACCCGATCGAGACGCAACGCGTAGGGGCGATCGGCGGTCGCCCGCACGTTTTCATCGGAGGGACATATCAAACCAACCGAACCTGGGGACTCACGGCGTGGGCACGCAGCCAGCGCAAGCCGGCGCTTTCATGCCTCGGTCGCGATCGGCGCCGCGGTGCTGCTCGAAAAAGCGCCAAATACGCTCGCTCGCGCCCGGGGGCCAATGATGGCCGAGCTCCGACTCGCAAAACACCACTGCCCCGCCACTCCTACAATGTCGGTAAACAAGGCAGCCGTCGCTGGTCCTATCGGACGCAACGTCACAGCCATTGAGTTCTCGCCAGCGGTCGCGCAGTGCCCGCGCCCGCTCGATCGGCACCCGATCGTCTATCGTGCCGTGGTGGATGATCACTGGCAGCGCCCGCGCTGGGGTGCAGGGCACGGGGAGGAGGCCCGCCCCTACCGGAGCGATTCCGCTGATCACGTCGGCCATGTGGCAGGCGAGCAAGTGCGCGAGGAAGCCTCCATTGGAAAAGCCGGTGGCGTAAATGCGGTGCCGGTCGATGCAATAACGCTCGGCTAGGTGATCGATGAGCGCGCGGACAAAGCGCAAATCACGGTTGTTTTCGCTCGTAAAGATCTGCCACCCGGCGCCTTCCCTGCCCAGCAGTTGCACGGGCAAGCCTTGCGGGTACGCGGTAACGAAGCCGTTTTCCTCGCCTAGGCGTTTGAACTCGGATACCCGCCACACACCGGCCGCGCTGTGTTGAAAGCCGTGAAAGTCTAGGAGCAACGGTACGGGTACGCGGCCCAAGGCCGAAGGTGGCACATCGAGAATGTACGTGCGTTTCTGCCCATCGACCTCCAGTTCCTGCTCTACCCCGCGGGCGGCAGCTTCTTCCCCGGCATCGGTTTTTCCACAACCGGCACTCGGTGCGCGTGCAAACGCGTTTCCGGCAGCGCAGGCAAGCAAAGCGAAGGCGGCGCACAGTGCTCGGCGCCGTTGCCCAAAGCGCCGCTCGCATCCCTCACCTCCTCCCCCTGCACCACCGTGCACATCCCTGCCTAGCTGGGTTGGTTTCCAGCCTCGCTCTTGACATTGCCGCCGCAGCAAGGAGTTAAGAAGCATGGCACGCATCGAATTTCCTCGAGATTTCGTTTTTGGTTCTGCCACTGCCGCCCATCAAGTGGAAGGCAACAACATCCATAACGATTGGTGGGCCCACGAGAATTCGCCGGATACCAACGCG includes:
- a CDS encoding type III pantothenate kinase; its protein translation is MSHRWFLAIDVSNTQTALGVFEGERLRHHWFLQTDAGRTADEYAVLLRSLLERAGRPPIGAVAVASSVPAMLPIMESLARDVLGCEPLMVGPGVRTGMPILYDKPQEVGADRIVNAIAAYARTQRTTIVVDLSTATIFDFISARGEYVGGVIAPGLGIASDALFERTARLFRVELRRPKQVIGRNTVHAIQSGLVYGYVALVDGIVERMQEETREKAHVLATGTYAELIAPESETIDEVDPFLTLQGLRLLYERNKEKG
- a CDS encoding type III pantothenate kinase; the encoded protein is MSICGNRPLLCVDVGNTHVVLGLFEGGAWVRQWRVKTNPRATADEYAVYLETLLQGVLAGGLEAVAISSVVPPVTATLVRWARDYLQVKAAVLGADDVGRERVRYDDPRQLGTDRLANAMAAHALTGGAAIVVDCGTATKFEFVDERGVYWGGAIAPGLGIASDALFARAARLYRVPLVAPQQILGRNTVHALQVGLLYGHAALVDGMVHRIRRETGVQAPAIATGGFAPLVVPLCRAVDRIVDTLTLDGIRLIFAERKEKNTRSAAS
- a CDS encoding biotin--[acetyl-CoA-carboxylase] ligase, which encodes MTTVVATPLDIVRLEALLQGARLGLPLHYRAVTESTNDDAATLAREGAPEGTTVVADAQTRGRGRRGRSWSSPPNLNAYVSVVLRPAIPPERAPQLGIVAGLAALQAIRALLPEAELKWPNDVLVRGRKLCGVLAEMSAASETALDFVIVGIGVNINALVADFPEELRGLATSLRIECGRTIDREEFIAGLLAGLGAEYERFTAEGFAPIRQRWEQVCGTIGKRVEVDTGSTRFAGTVLGLDEGGALRVERMDGGEVEIISGDVYLRESASSVR
- the nadC gene encoding carboxylating nicotinate-nucleotide diphosphorylase, which encodes MNLAERWQLRDLMQRELADDWGSGDITSAVTIPPGRSARAEIRAKAHGVLAGVEAVAVAAELVGTVRAELVIVDGARLEPGRVVAVLHGSARELLAIERVTLNVLQHLSGVATLTRRYVDAVAGTRARIVDTRKTLPGLRLLQKYAVRVGGGHNHRFGLSDGILIKNNHISAAGGVRAAVEAARRHGPHTLRVEVECRTLEEVDEALTAGAEAILLDNMDPAGLRRAVERIQGRALTEASGGVNLETVRAIAETGVDLISVGALTHSAPALDLHMILQR